The following are encoded together in the Vicinamibacteria bacterium genome:
- a CDS encoding DUF58 domain-containing protein, translating to MLDRETFAKIRRIQIRTRAILESGIGGSYHAVFKGRGMEFAEVREYQAGDDARIIDWNVTARMGAPYVKKFVEERDLTLLLLVDVSGSQAFGSRFLLKRDYAAELAAVLAFSAVANHDRVGAVLFSDRIEAHVPPGRGRDHALRIVRDLLALAPAGRGTDLAGALRFAHRVMKRRGIVAVLSDFQDQGYERALGILRRRHDVIALELSDPRESELPAVGLMALLDPETGERMVVDTSDPAVRRRLAGSALAPAIFQRTGVDALALSTVESYERPLSAFFKARERRR from the coding sequence ATGCTTGACCGCGAGACCTTCGCGAAGATCCGCCGGATACAGATAAGGACGAGGGCGATCCTGGAGTCGGGGATCGGCGGGTCCTACCACGCGGTCTTCAAGGGCCGGGGCATGGAGTTCGCGGAGGTCCGTGAGTACCAGGCGGGCGACGACGCGCGGATCATCGACTGGAATGTGACCGCCCGCATGGGCGCTCCCTACGTCAAGAAGTTCGTGGAGGAGCGGGACTTGACCCTGCTCCTGCTCGTGGACGTCTCGGGTTCTCAGGCCTTCGGCTCCCGCTTTCTTCTGAAGCGCGACTACGCCGCCGAGCTGGCCGCGGTCCTCGCCTTTTCCGCGGTGGCCAACCACGATCGGGTGGGAGCCGTCCTCTTCTCCGACCGCATCGAGGCCCACGTGCCCCCGGGCCGCGGCCGCGACCACGCCCTGCGGATCGTTCGCGACCTGCTGGCCCTGGCCCCGGCCGGGCGGGGCACCGATCTGGCCGGGGCCCTTCGCTTCGCCCACCGGGTCATGAAGCGCCGGGGCATCGTGGCCGTTCTCTCGGACTTCCAGGACCAGGGCTATGAGCGGGCCCTCGGCATCCTGCGCCGACGCCACGACGTGATCGCCCTAGAGCTCTCCGATCCCCGAGAATCCGAGCTCCCCGCCGTCGGGCTCATGGCCCTTCTGGACCCCGAGACGGGCGAACGGATGGTGGTGGACACCTCCGACCCCGCGGTCCGGCGGCGCCTCGCCGGGAGCGCCCTCGCCCCCGCGATCTTTCAGCGAACGGGGGTGGACGCGCTCGCCCTCTCGACGGTCGAGTCCTACGAGAGGCCGCTCTCCGCCTTCTTCAAGGCCCGGGAGAGGAGGCGGTAG
- a CDS encoding AAA family ATPase, which produces MAPADLDIAKLNETVREESLQVQAVVDEIRKLIVGQKALIERMMVALLCRGHLLVEGVPGLAKTLAVKTLGQVLDVHFARIQFTPDLLPADLVGTMIYQQKTGEFVARKGPVFTNLLLADEVNRAPAKVQSALLEAMQERQVTLGDTSHPLPEPFLVFATQNPIEQEGTYPLPEAQVDRFLLKVRVDYPRREEERQILDRMMSGEAPALNRVLRGGEVVRLSRRVREVYLDERIRDYIVAVVTATRHPREVGLGEMTPLIAYGASPRATLAFSEAARAVAFLRGRGYVVPEDVKEIARDVLRHRILLTYEAEAENVTTETVVERVLERVEVP; this is translated from the coding sequence ATGGCCCCAGCGGACCTCGACATTGCCAAGCTCAACGAGACGGTGCGCGAGGAGTCGCTTCAGGTCCAGGCGGTGGTGGACGAGATCCGGAAGCTGATCGTGGGCCAGAAGGCCCTGATCGAGCGGATGATGGTGGCCCTGCTCTGCCGCGGCCACCTCCTGGTGGAGGGAGTGCCGGGCCTGGCCAAGACCCTGGCCGTCAAGACCTTGGGCCAGGTCCTGGACGTGCACTTTGCCCGGATCCAGTTCACCCCCGACCTCCTGCCCGCCGATCTCGTCGGGACCATGATCTACCAGCAGAAGACGGGAGAGTTCGTGGCCCGCAAGGGGCCGGTCTTCACCAACCTGCTTCTGGCCGACGAGGTCAACCGCGCCCCCGCCAAGGTGCAGTCGGCGCTCCTCGAGGCCATGCAGGAGAGGCAGGTCACCCTGGGAGACACGAGCCATCCCCTCCCCGAGCCCTTCTTGGTCTTCGCCACCCAGAACCCGATCGAGCAGGAGGGAACCTACCCTCTGCCGGAGGCCCAGGTGGACCGTTTCCTTCTGAAGGTCCGGGTGGACTACCCGCGGCGGGAGGAGGAGCGGCAGATCCTGGATCGCATGATGTCGGGCGAGGCCCCCGCCTTGAACCGCGTTCTCAGGGGAGGGGAGGTCGTCCGGCTAAGCCGGCGCGTGCGGGAGGTCTACCTGGACGAGCGCATCCGGGACTACATCGTGGCCGTGGTCACCGCCACCCGGCATCCGCGGGAGGTGGGGCTGGGGGAGATGACGCCCCTCATCGCCTACGGGGCCTCCCCGCGCGCCACCCTCGCCTTCTCCGAGGCGGCCCGGGCGGTGGCGTTCCTGCGCGGCCGCGGCTACGTGGTGCCGGAGGACGTGAAGGAGATCGCGAGGGACGTGCTGCGCCACCGCATCCTCCTCACTTACGAGGCCGAGGCCGAGAACGTGACGACGGAGACGGTGGTGGAGCGGGTCCTGGAGCGGGTGGAGGTGCCGTAG
- a CDS encoding cupin domain-containing protein, producing the protein MRGLQLLAAAVFGLVPLVGSGQAPPGGASARPGGTGASPPPTHTSLKDRPWSTSEQYPEALQRVCHYKALIGGRRPGVVPQPDVLMGMLELAPRAIYPAHRHPAPELYYVMSGRAEWTVGDETFTAGPGTAIYHPPNTLHRMVNTGDEVLRTVYMWWSPGGDRTVIQVASELLEGVPEQPAKAKFEEP; encoded by the coding sequence ATGCGTGGACTACAACTCTTGGCGGCTGCCGTCTTTGGGCTCGTCCCTCTGGTCGGGTCCGGTCAAGCACCACCGGGGGGAGCCTCTGCGCGGCCCGGCGGGACTGGAGCCTCCCCGCCTCCGACCCACACCTCCCTCAAGGACCGGCCCTGGAGCACCTCAGAGCAATACCCGGAAGCTCTCCAGCGTGTGTGCCACTACAAAGCCCTGATCGGGGGCCGGCGGCCCGGGGTCGTTCCCCAGCCGGATGTGCTCATGGGGATGCTCGAGCTTGCGCCCCGGGCCATCTATCCGGCGCACCGGCATCCCGCTCCCGAGCTCTATTACGTGATGAGCGGCCGGGCCGAATGGACGGTGGGCGACGAGACTTTCACCGCCGGGCCGGGGACCGCCATCTATCATCCCCCGAACACCCTGCATCGGATGGTCAACACTGGCGACGAAGTCCTGCGCACCGTGTACATGTGGTGGTCTCCGGGCGGCGACCGAACGGTGATCCAAGTGGCGTCCGAACTTCTCGAGGGCGTGCCCGAGCAGCCGGCGAAGGCAAAGTTCGAGGAGCCCTAG